The Panicum virgatum strain AP13 chromosome 5K, P.virgatum_v5, whole genome shotgun sequence genome has a window encoding:
- the LOC120706367 gene encoding putative F-box/kelch-repeat protein At1g12870 isoform X3, translated as MTGRVALPVVHRAMGASPATNIRQGQNTQERSIGRQDSRQPAPMLGPSERQLPKRRRRMASVGSGLPEDILSFEILVLLPVKCLVRLQLVCKLWRATITSTHFAHRHLERSRSKFSFLLMPRRDNEDYSYGIKGVSIFSFEPEQLPTKIAPFLMHKGLRMPMFTLPLHCDGLILIPCLFGRIFVCNPATREFVQLPPGSGHISLQCRVAFGFDPSSGKYKVARHFFRSCSETIDAAGKSTVVEHDAGHEVLTLGGDDQESLSWRATVDPPYPIIARTPACLPGFFYWSALHSLTGHGDDKGLSKHI; from the exons ATGACAGGGCGAGTTGCGCTGCCCGTTGTTCATCGAGCGATGGGGGCTTCGCCGGCGACGAACATCCGACAAGG ACAGAATACGCAGGAGAGGAGCATCGGCAGGCAAGACTCCAGGCAACCGGCGCCAATGTTGGGCCCTTCTGAACGCCAGCTCCCGAAGCGACGCCGACGGATGGCTTCCGTTGGCAGTGGGCTTCCTGAGGATATACTCTCCTTCGAAATTCTGGTACTACTTCCGGTAAAGTGCCTTGTGCGCCTCCAATTGGTGTGCAAGCTGTGGCGTGCAACCATAACCAGCACTCATTTTGCCCACCGTCACCTCGAGCGTTCGAGATCCAAATTCTCTTTTCTCCTGATGCCCCGGAGGGATAACGAGGACTACAGCTATGGCATTAAGGGTGTGTCTATCTTCAGCTTTGAGCCGGAGCAGCTCCCTACCAAGATCGCCCCGTTCCTAATGCACAAGGGATTGAGGATGCCGATGTTCACCTTGCCTTTGCACTGCGACGGGCTCATTCTGATCCCTTGCTTGTTCGGAAGGATATTTGTGTGCAATCCTGCAACAAGGGAGTTTGTCCAGCTTCCACCGGGAAGCGGCCATATATCACTCCAGTGTAGGGTCGCCTTTGGGTTCGACCCCTCAAGTGGCAAGTATAAGGTGGCCAGGCATTTCTTTCGCTCATGTAGCGAAACCATTGACGCCGCTGGAAAGAGCACAGTTGTGGAGCACGACGCCGGGCATGAGGTCTTAACCCTAGGTGGTGATGATCAAGAGAGTTTGAGTTGGAGGGCCACTGTGGACCCACCTTACCCCATCATTGCTAGGACTCCTGCTTGTCTACCAGGGTTCTTCTACTGGAGTGCTCTTCACTCCTTGACCGGCCATGGTGATGACAAG GGGCTTTCGAAGCACATATGA
- the LOC120706367 gene encoding putative F-box protein At2g02030 isoform X2: MLGPSERQLPKRRRRMASVGSGLPEDILSFEILVLLPVKCLVRLQLVCKLWRATITSTHFAHRHLERSRSKFSFLLMPRRDNEDYSYGIKGVSIFSFEPEQLPTKIAPFLMHKGLRMPMFTLPLHCDGLILIPCLFGRIFVCNPATREFVQLPPGSGHISLQCRVAFGFDPSSGKYKVARHFFRSCSETIDAAGKSTVVEHDAGHEVLTLGGDDQESLSWRATVDPPYPIIARTPACLPGFFYWSALHSLTGHGDDKVRSHVILRFNLRDETFTVHPNPPCRGFRSTYDMLCEIGGKLGYIYSNSQRDAEIWLAEDDGKDLAWSLRCRICLPVPRQIRLHCCPSADQDKVFLSVDTSHLFKCNLRDGTLEEIVDMARKMKYADHEGKLFTSGELLVSHYMLRCVESLLRISPSENEQLACTS; encoded by the coding sequence ATGTTGGGCCCTTCTGAACGCCAGCTCCCGAAGCGACGCCGACGGATGGCTTCCGTTGGCAGTGGGCTTCCTGAGGATATACTCTCCTTCGAAATTCTGGTACTACTTCCGGTAAAGTGCCTTGTGCGCCTCCAATTGGTGTGCAAGCTGTGGCGTGCAACCATAACCAGCACTCATTTTGCCCACCGTCACCTCGAGCGTTCGAGATCCAAATTCTCTTTTCTCCTGATGCCCCGGAGGGATAACGAGGACTACAGCTATGGCATTAAGGGTGTGTCTATCTTCAGCTTTGAGCCGGAGCAGCTCCCTACCAAGATCGCCCCGTTCCTAATGCACAAGGGATTGAGGATGCCGATGTTCACCTTGCCTTTGCACTGCGACGGGCTCATTCTGATCCCTTGCTTGTTCGGAAGGATATTTGTGTGCAATCCTGCAACAAGGGAGTTTGTCCAGCTTCCACCGGGAAGCGGCCATATATCACTCCAGTGTAGGGTCGCCTTTGGGTTCGACCCCTCAAGTGGCAAGTATAAGGTGGCCAGGCATTTCTTTCGCTCATGTAGCGAAACCATTGACGCCGCTGGAAAGAGCACAGTTGTGGAGCACGACGCCGGGCATGAGGTCTTAACCCTAGGTGGTGATGATCAAGAGAGTTTGAGTTGGAGGGCCACTGTGGACCCACCTTACCCCATCATTGCTAGGACTCCTGCTTGTCTACCAGGGTTCTTCTACTGGAGTGCTCTTCACTCCTTGACCGGCCATGGTGATGACAAGGTCAGGTCACATGTTATCCTCAGATTTAATTTGCGCGATGAAACCTTCACCGTGCACCCCAATCCACCATGCAGGGGCTTTCGAAGCACATATGACATGCTATGCGAGATTGGTGGAAAGTTAGGCTATATCTACTCAAACTCACAGCGGGATGCAGAAATTTGGTTGGCGGAGGATGATGGAAAAGATCTCGCATGGTCACTGCGCTGTCGCATCTGCTTGCCCGTGCCAAGGCAGATTAGGCTTCATTGTTGCCCTTCGGCTGACCAGGACAAGGTATTCCTCTCGGTTGATACATCTCATCTTTTCAAGTGCAACTTGCGTGATGGAACTCTAGAAGAAATTGTTGATATGGCACGCAAGATGAAGTATGCGGACCATGAAGGAAAGCTATTTACTAGCGGTGAGCTCCTTGTTTCTCACTATATGCTCCGGTGTGTAGAATCGCTGTTGCGTATCAGCCCGTCAGAAAATGAACAATTAGCATGTACTTCGTAA
- the LOC120706367 gene encoding putative F-box protein At2g02030 isoform X1: protein MTGRVALPVVHRAMGASPATNIRQGQNTQERSIGRQDSRQPAPMLGPSERQLPKRRRRMASVGSGLPEDILSFEILVLLPVKCLVRLQLVCKLWRATITSTHFAHRHLERSRSKFSFLLMPRRDNEDYSYGIKGVSIFSFEPEQLPTKIAPFLMHKGLRMPMFTLPLHCDGLILIPCLFGRIFVCNPATREFVQLPPGSGHISLQCRVAFGFDPSSGKYKVARHFFRSCSETIDAAGKSTVVEHDAGHEVLTLGGDDQESLSWRATVDPPYPIIARTPACLPGFFYWSALHSLTGHGDDKVRSHVILRFNLRDETFTVHPNPPCRGFRSTYDMLCEIGGKLGYIYSNSQRDAEIWLAEDDGKDLAWSLRCRICLPVPRQIRLHCCPSADQDKVFLSVDTSHLFKCNLRDGTLEEIVDMARKMKYADHEGKLFTSGELLVSHYMLRCVESLLRISPSENEQLACTS from the exons ATGACAGGGCGAGTTGCGCTGCCCGTTGTTCATCGAGCGATGGGGGCTTCGCCGGCGACGAACATCCGACAAGG ACAGAATACGCAGGAGAGGAGCATCGGCAGGCAAGACTCCAGGCAACCGGCGCCAATGTTGGGCCCTTCTGAACGCCAGCTCCCGAAGCGACGCCGACGGATGGCTTCCGTTGGCAGTGGGCTTCCTGAGGATATACTCTCCTTCGAAATTCTGGTACTACTTCCGGTAAAGTGCCTTGTGCGCCTCCAATTGGTGTGCAAGCTGTGGCGTGCAACCATAACCAGCACTCATTTTGCCCACCGTCACCTCGAGCGTTCGAGATCCAAATTCTCTTTTCTCCTGATGCCCCGGAGGGATAACGAGGACTACAGCTATGGCATTAAGGGTGTGTCTATCTTCAGCTTTGAGCCGGAGCAGCTCCCTACCAAGATCGCCCCGTTCCTAATGCACAAGGGATTGAGGATGCCGATGTTCACCTTGCCTTTGCACTGCGACGGGCTCATTCTGATCCCTTGCTTGTTCGGAAGGATATTTGTGTGCAATCCTGCAACAAGGGAGTTTGTCCAGCTTCCACCGGGAAGCGGCCATATATCACTCCAGTGTAGGGTCGCCTTTGGGTTCGACCCCTCAAGTGGCAAGTATAAGGTGGCCAGGCATTTCTTTCGCTCATGTAGCGAAACCATTGACGCCGCTGGAAAGAGCACAGTTGTGGAGCACGACGCCGGGCATGAGGTCTTAACCCTAGGTGGTGATGATCAAGAGAGTTTGAGTTGGAGGGCCACTGTGGACCCACCTTACCCCATCATTGCTAGGACTCCTGCTTGTCTACCAGGGTTCTTCTACTGGAGTGCTCTTCACTCCTTGACCGGCCATGGTGATGACAAGGTCAGGTCACATGTTATCCTCAGATTTAATTTGCGCGATGAAACCTTCACCGTGCACCCCAATCCACCATGCAGGGGCTTTCGAAGCACATATGACATGCTATGCGAGATTGGTGGAAAGTTAGGCTATATCTACTCAAACTCACAGCGGGATGCAGAAATTTGGTTGGCGGAGGATGATGGAAAAGATCTCGCATGGTCACTGCGCTGTCGCATCTGCTTGCCCGTGCCAAGGCAGATTAGGCTTCATTGTTGCCCTTCGGCTGACCAGGACAAGGTATTCCTCTCGGTTGATACATCTCATCTTTTCAAGTGCAACTTGCGTGATGGAACTCTAGAAGAAATTGTTGATATGGCACGCAAGATGAAGTATGCGGACCATGAAGGAAAGCTATTTACTAGCGGTGAGCTCCTTGTTTCTCACTATATGCTCCGGTGTGTAGAATCGCTGTTGCGTATCAGCCCGTCAGAAAATGAACAATTAGCATGTACTTCGTAA